A stretch of the Uranotaenia lowii strain MFRU-FL chromosome 3, ASM2978415v1, whole genome shotgun sequence genome encodes the following:
- the LOC129753408 gene encoding retinoic acid receptor RXR-gamma-like: MVLKNSGRGGCAVDKARRNWCPFCRLQKCFLVGMNATAVQEERGPRKIKRLAARISFLKKPHTVKLLCEDSSAPQILTQVLVACIRQARVNESFALFSREQQNRILRHVWFECFLLRVANWSIDISAIVNRCSDEILKNIVYNTKSLQVDLIEIALMETLILCRKEFALGAKETQQLESTSETALIALGHYSMQQMGGALLAAEGQDLSRTISSPPPSSSEGGSNGTTTLMPPPFALPPPLCYRFGKLLLGLRGLSMPCYESSVRAMFRAVTGGDDTLMEHFVTKL; encoded by the exons CTGGTCGTGGAGGATGCGCGGTGGACAAGGCCCGCCGGAACTGGTGTCCATTTTGCCGGTTGCAAAAGTGCTTCCTGGTGGGGATGAATGCAACTGCTGTGCAAGAAGAACGAGGTCCTCGGAAGATCAAACGCCTAGCCGCCAGAATATCCTTTCTGAAGAAACCACACACAGTGAAGCTTCTTTGTGAAG ataGCTCAGCACCACAAATTCTAACTCAGGTTCTGGTGGCTTGCATACGGCAAGCCAGAGTTAACGAAAGCTTTGCCTTATTCAGTCGAGAACAGCAGAATCGTATCCTGCGCCACGTTTGGTTCGAATGCTTTCTTCTAAGAGTTGCCAATTGGTCTATAGATATATCAGCAATCGTTAATAG atgttcagatgaaattttgaaaaacattgtcTACAACACCAAGTCGTTGCAGGTGGATTTGATTGAAATTGCCCTGATGGAAACATTGATCCTTTGCCGTAAAG AATTCGCCTTGGGTGCAAAGGAAACCCAACAACTGGAAAGCACATCCGAGACAGCGCTAATCGCCCTGGGCCACTACAGCATGCAACAGATGGGTGGTGCGCTTCTGGCGGCAGAAGGCCAGGACCTCTCCAGGACGATTTCGTCGCCACCCCCATCGTCGTCGGAGGGCGGGTCAAATGGGACGACGACACTGATGCCGCCCCCTTTCGCTCTTCCCCCTCCGCTTTGCTACAGATTCGGCAAATTGCTGCTCGGGCTGAGAGGTTTATCGATGCCCTGCTACGAGTCCTCGGTACGTGCCATGTTTCGGGCGGTCACGGGAGGGGACGATACCCTAATGGAGCACTTTGTAACCAAATTATAG